One Malania oleifera isolate guangnan ecotype guangnan chromosome 9, ASM2987363v1, whole genome shotgun sequence DNA segment encodes these proteins:
- the LOC131164344 gene encoding protein OXIDATIVE STRESS 3-like has translation MPHMLLHKCPKTSSRLLLPLERVEAKGKRQMHHQAPSSVSLYDHRNDSTTANHENHFKVIHGDADHDDGNRHSAVRWASSSFEDSAAASSITGSSSPSSSSSDHDWVDDAPSSSSSSSTSCPSSSSPSINGPLHELSELMAHLATKPRGLSAYYKGKSQSFTCLSMVRSIEDLPKRKPPSSYRRKMKAWKSYGAAAGLDSTHKLYCNISKATIAKKASRGYLPPSSKSGKELF, from the exons ATGCCCCATATGCTCCTTCACAAATGTCCCAAAACCTCATCTAGACTTCTTCTTCCTCTAGAAAGGGTGGAGGCAAAAGGCAAAAGGCAAATGCATCATCAAGCTCCATCCTCAGTTTCTCTATATGATCATCGTAACGATAGTACTACTGCAAATCATGAAAATCACTTCAAAGTCATTCATGGTGATGCTGATCATGATGATGGCAATCGCCACAGTGCCGTGCGGTGGGCATCCTCAAGCTTTGAAGATTCAGCAGCAGCTTCGTCCATTACTGGGTCGTCATCaccatcatcttcatcatcagaTCATGACTGGGTTGACGatgctccttcttcttcttcttcttcatcgaCTTCTTGTCCTTCATCCTCATCGCCCTCCATTAATGGACCTCTACATGAATTATCAGAGCTGATGGCCCATCTGGCTACCAA GCCGCGAGGGCTTTCGGCGTATTACAAAGGCAAGTCTCAATCATTTACATGTCTTTCAATGGTGAGGAGCATAGAAGATCTTCCAAAGAGAAAGCCCCCTTCCTCTTATAGGAGAAAAATGAAGGCATGGAAGAGCTATGGAGCAGCGGCTGGTTTGGACAGTACCCACAAATTGTACTGCAATATTTCCAAGGCCACCATAGCAAAGAAGGCTTCTAGGGGTTATTTGCCACCTTCATCTAAGAGTGGCAAAGAATTGTTTTAG